In Triticum aestivum cultivar Chinese Spring chromosome 5B, IWGSC CS RefSeq v2.1, whole genome shotgun sequence, the following proteins share a genomic window:
- the LOC123111076 gene encoding uncharacterized protein, producing the protein MKSPPPPPPTPAAFGELQRRTARPRAPPSSAPPSPPSRFSAPGLYCPLATTPPWLGFRAVLRRPVSGGPRCRWSTPWDFPIHHARCRQGQEGTLASSTSSPRMMPLLHQDRLFGSSSRLKFPTAPWLYTVDFAGNPSAHTLLSAETLSDLSYLAHLHASSFRQRRGCTPPTSPEICLHILYYPPKLRLT; encoded by the exons atgaagtcgccgccgccgccgccgcccacgccggccGCTTTCGGCGAGCTCCAGCGCCGCACAGCACGCCCCCGAGCCCCCCCAAGCtccgcgcctccctcccctccgtcCAGATTCTCCGCTCCCGGCCTCTACTGCCCGCTCGCAACCACACccccgtggctagggtttcgggcagtGCTTCGCCGGCCCGTCTCCGGCGGCCCCAG ATGCAGATGGAGCACGCCATGGGATTTCCCCATCCACCACGCTCGCTGCCGTCAAGGGCAGGAAGGAACCCTAGCCAGCAGCACCTCCTCACCTCGGATGATGCCTCTGCTGCACCAAGATAGG TTATTTGGTTCATCGTCGCGCCTCAAGTTTCCAACAGCGCCGTGGCTGTACACCGTCGACTTCGCCGGAAATCCTTCTGCACATACTCTACTGTCCGCCGAAACTTTGTCTGACCTGAG TTATTTGGCTCATCTTCACGCCTCAAGTTTCCGACAGCGTCGTGGCTGTACACCGCCGACTTCGCCGGAAATCTGTCTGCATATACTCTACTATCCGCCGAAACTTCGTCTGACCTGA